Proteins co-encoded in one Montipora capricornis isolate CH-2021 chromosome 12, ASM3666992v2, whole genome shotgun sequence genomic window:
- the LOC138026249 gene encoding N-acetylglucosamine-1-phosphotransferase subunits alpha/beta-like produces MKRALCQTFWKLIQRQTYTCLSSRYGIWMCIGGVLLTLISAFQFGEVVLEWSMQKYAVTFNTYHDNILGNSFQNRLCLPIPIDIVYTWVNGSDPKLLADLEKLKIQIELEHNQTTLKEIARLKTETNATDDEVAELLLKKALDKKKKAKEQAGTKSQIENSRCPFTNCVSALSVVVEDGLPGDLKLSQVREIDTSFAKATRVFNVTSSGSAKERVSIIQFPGRGETDKALKVKVRWQDKSLRSKEGYFTSDGSRPTAVNMETEIMILDLKGANEMEKINRDLKDRFENKLKSVIFHAERMVGVAYFSDKTSASSALKLSLTVDGKTVKLAPAFLIWAPFHSVLGHSPKDNDADVSASRFADNEELKYSLRSVEKHAPWVRNIYIVTNGQIPSWLNLENPRLKIITHQELFVNKSHLPTFSSPAIESHLHRIPGLSQKFIYLNDDVMFADNVWPDDFYTHANGQKIYLTWPVPNCNEGCPSSWVNDKYCDKPCNVSECDWDGGDCIGVKRKTQWSYQGWQSQQSSYRIQFCSPGCADTWVGDRYCDVACNVAPCGYDAGDCGIAQFHEIYRIDIEQSTRQVHLPQGILALYFNISKVFGEGKVKFGEYSDTHCVRSATVAQKYKVFTLTLRANCTSDTVTFFIEGFSNKNETNQVKVSFNMTIDTRTARGNKSTLIATTGSTAVPSTVKVSTPRAPPSPSVTVPKMGMHLPITVYPIRIQNANEPINYWIVANQSANRPTWPSLAEKEYNVPHLSNNTVLARHVQIALENVEKEYHDGDLTHKGYARKRAKILNDFLNTGATKAAPLHLAMLTSPLPKANDKPTVPAKPHTVHMAKRAVAQTGEYFNASEIAEKQSHQRKLLSLEIMGLDDLINAASKQAHANIRSTFQDDLNQRSASEDEIFLADWIANTKQKQVSYESDQSYSLKQWRSRYGDWMPQTQESSTSFLPWEKHGTFEHLQKSRERRKHSMQFENFHPPRRKLMDTFADSLLHVHRIYNRKFGYMGRKVPAHMPHMIDVKAMEELHSLLPEEFDQTSSHKLRRSDDMQFAFSYNYFIVGHKKSPNVTEFFAEVDADHSGVLSDRELRTLATRLYNLPLDLNDLHNLEQTLLKCANKTMPETNSSDPSQHVPLPSVTVQFLQKCDPLIQLLNETYKSVTKYKFETLGDDDVAFHMIRDNASAVLQQLDAIRGKKKKFVCLNDNINHGKKDAELIKALLVDFYESLFPIPSQFELPQEYRNRFLHISELEEWVKEREAVKFWTNILMAIFILAAIFTFFPNLFLYLIEFLCPLRRFLLLFQRNSPSSSSRLMTV; encoded by the exons ATGAAGCGAGCCTTATGTCAGACTTTTTGGAAACTAATCCAGAGACAAACTTATACTTGTTTGTCTTCACGATATGGAATATGGATGTGCATTGGCGGGGTGTTGTTAACTTTAATCTCAGCTTTCCAGTTTGGAGAAGTTGTTCTTGAATGGAGCATGCAGAAATATGCAGTTACTTTTAACACTTACCATGATAACATTTTAGGAAATTCATTTCAAAACAGACTTTGTCTTCCAATACCGATTGACATTGTATACACCTGGGTAAATGGAAGCGATCCCAAATTGCTTGCAGACCTGGAGAAACTCAAGATTCAAATAGAACTCGAACATAATCAAACGACTTTGAAAGAAATAGCGCGCCTTAAAACTGAAACTAATGCAACGGATGATGAAGTTGCTGAGCTCCTACTTAAAAAAGCGttagacaaaaagaaaaaagctaaaGAACAAGCCGGAACGAAGAGTCAAATTGAGAATTCTCGCTGTCCTTTCACCAATTGTGTTTCCGCTTTAAGTGTTGTGGTTGAGGACGGTCTCCCGGGAGATTTAAAGCTTTCACAGGTACGCGAAATTGACACATCCTTCGCAAAAGCAACAAGGGTATTTAACGTGACTTCGTCTGGCTCAGCAAAAGAGCGAGTCAGTATAATTCAATTTCCTGGTAGAGGCGAGACCGATAAGGCCTTAAAGGTCAAAGTCAGATGGCAGGACAAGAGTCTAAGGAGCAAAGAAGGGTATTTTACAAGCGATGGAAGCAGACCCACTGCTGTGAATATGGAAACGGAAATTATGATTCTGGATCTGAAGGGTGcaaatgaaatggaaaaaattaaCAGGGATTTAAAGGATCGTTTCGAAAACAAGCTCAAGAGCGTGATCTTTCATGCTGAAAGAATGGTTGGTGTTGCTTACTTTTCAGATAAAACATCGGCCTCTTCTGCTCTTAAGTTAAGCTTGACAGTTGATGGAAAGACTGTAAAATTAGCTCCTGCCTTCTTGATATGGGCACCATTTCATTCTGTTCTTGGCCACAGTCCTAAAGATAATGATGCTGATGTTTCAGCCAGTCGTTTTGCAGACAATGAAGAATTAAAGTACTCTCTTCGTTCTGTTGAAAAACATGCACCATGGGTTAGGAACATATATATTGTTACAAATGGCCAAATACCATCATGGCTTAACTTAGAAAATCCTCGCCTTAAAATTATAACTCACCAAGAACTCTTCGTTAATAAAAGTCATCTTCCAACTTTTAGCTCTCCTGCTATTGAATCTCATTTGCATAGAATTCCAGGCTTGTCTCAGAAGTTCATTTATCTAAATGATGATGTCATGTTTGCAGACAATGTATGGCCAGATGACTTCTACACTCATGCTAATGGCCAGAAAATCTATCTGACATGGCCCGTTCCAAACTGCAATGAAGGGTGTCCATCTTCATGGGTGAATGACAAGTATTGCGACAAACCCTGCAATGTGTCAGAATGTGATTGGGATGGCGGCGATTGCATTGGTGTCAAACGTAAGACACAGTGGTCTTATCAAGGGTGGCAAAGTCAACAGTCAAGTTATCGCATACAGTTTTGTTCCCCAGGCTGTGCAGACACTTGGGTGGGTGATCGTTACTGTGATGTAGCCTGTAATGTTGCACCTTGTGGTTATGACGCTGGTGATTGTGGAATTGCTCAGTTCCATGAAATATATCGCATAGATATTGAGCAGAGCACTCGCCAAGTCCACCTACCTCAAGGCATATTAGCACTTTATTTCAACATCTCAAAAGTCTTTGGTGAAGGAAAAGTCAAATTTGGAGAGTATTCAGATACACATTGTGTGCGATCAGCTACAGTTGCTCAGAAGTACAAAGTTTTTACCTTGACTTTGCGTGCAAACTGCACGTCCGATACTGTCACTTTTTTTATTGAAGGTTTTAgcaacaaaaatgaaacaaaccaAGTAAAGGTCTCTTTTAACATGACAATAGATACAAGAACAGCCAGAGGTAACAAGTCCACTCTCATAGCAACCACAGGATCAACAGCTGTCCCATCAACTGTCAAGGTATCTACTCCAAGGGCACCACCGTCACCATCTGTGACTGTTCCAAAGATGGGTATGCACTTGCCTATCACTGTATATCCAATCAGAATTCAGAATGCTAATGAGCCAATCAACTACTGGATTGTTGCGAACCAATCTGCTAATAGACCAACATGGCCTTCGTTAGCTGAAAAGGAATATAATGTACCACATCTTTCAAACAATACTGTACTAGCCAGACATGTTCAGATTGCGCTGGAAAATGTGGAGAAGGAGTACCATGACGGAGATTTGACACACAAAGGCTATGCAAGGAAAAGAGCAAAGATTTTGAATGACTTCCTGAATACAGGTGCTACTAAGGCAGCACCTTTGCATTTGGCAATGCTGACATCACCATTGCCTAAAGCAAATGATAAGCCAACTGTCCCTGCAAAGCCACACACCGTGCATATG GCTAAGAGAGCTGTAGCACAAACAGGTGAATATTTCAATGCCTCAGAGATTGCAGAGAAACAATCCCACCAGCGAAAGCTGTTGTCTTTGGAAATAATGGGGTTAGATGATCTGATTAATGCAGCCAGCAAGCAAGCACATGCAAATATTAGGTCAACTTTTCAAGATGACTTGAATCAGAGAAGTGCCTCGGAAGATGAAATCTTTCTTGCTGATTGGATTGCAAACACTAAACAGAAACAAGTATCCTATGAGAGTGATCAATCGTATAGCCTTAAGCAATGGAGAAGTCGCTACGGTGACTGGATGCCTCAAACTCAGGAAAGCTCAACAAGTTTTCTTCCCTGGGAGAAACATGGAACCTTTGAACATCTCCAGAAATCCAGAGAAAGGAGAAAACATTCCATGCAGTTTGAAAATTTTCATCCTCCgagaagaaaattaatggaTACCTTTGCGGATTCACTGCTTCATGTTCATCGGATCTATAACCGCAAGTTTGGGTACATGGGACGGAAAGTTCCTGCCCATATGCCACATATGATAGATGTAAAGGCTATGGAAGAATTACATTCACTTCTCCCAGAAGAATTTGATCAAACATCCTCACACAAGCTTCGCAGATCGGATGACATGCAGTTTGCATTCTCAtacaattattttattgtagggCACAAAAAGTCCCCAAATGTCACAGAATTTTTTGCCGAGGTAGATGCTGATCATTCAG GAGTTCTGTCGGACAGAGAGCTGCGTACTTTAGCTACACGACTGTACAATTTACCATTAGATCTTAATGACCTGCACAATCTTGAACAAACACTGttgaagtgtgcaaacaaaacCATGCCAGAGACAAATTCATCAGATCCAAGTCAGCATGTGCCACTACCATCAGTTACAGTGCAATTCTTGCAAAAGTGTGATCCTTTAATACAACTGCTAAATGAAACTTACAAGAGTGTAACAAAATACAAGTTTGAAACTCTTGGAGATGATGATGTTGCATTTCACATGATCCGTGATAATGCTTCAGCTGTACTTCAACAGTTAGATGCCATTAGGGGCAAGAAGAAGAAATTTGTTTGCTTAAATGATAACATAAACCATGGAAAAAAGGATGCTGAACTTATCAAGGCTTTATTAGTGGACTTCTACGAATCTCTCTTCCCAATTCCATCACAGTTTGAATTACCACAAGAGTATAGGAACAGATTTCTTCACATCAGTGAGCTTGAAGAATGGGTGAAGGAACGAGAGGCTGTAAAATTCTGGACAAACATATTAATGGCCATTTTCATTTTAGCTgcaatttttacattttttcctAATCTCTTTCTGTATTTAATAGAATTTCTGTGTCCCCTGAGAAGATTCCTTTTGTTGTTTCAAAGAAATAGTCCCTCAAGTAGTTCACGCCTCATGACAGTATag